A stretch of the Panicum virgatum strain AP13 chromosome 9N, P.virgatum_v5, whole genome shotgun sequence genome encodes the following:
- the LOC120687828 gene encoding translation initiation factor eIF-2B subunit beta-like isoform X2: protein MPDVQPLVSDFVLKLKRRKVEGSHAVARQTAELLRSVVSQHRMGSSANQAAALADAVRAVGEQLIAANPIELAVGNIVRRVLHIIKEEDISATAVGIEGLSVTVDSDDEYDNERDDRPSLSAAVLAAHARNALRAPSLQTLLEDIPVSPAISRTASSTGDSDGKSKSGDKSSTRKLKHDVIAAIGDLIDEIDSCYEPISEQAVELIHQNEVILTLGRSRTVKEFLYAAKEKKRSFRVFVAEGAPRYQGHILAKELVEKGVQTTVITDSAVFAMISRVNMVIVGAHAVMANGGVIAPVGMNMVALAAQRHAVPFVVVAGSHKLCPLYPHNPEVLLNELKSPSDLLDFGEFSDCMNFSTQDGSPLLNVVNPTFDYVPPKLVSLFITDTGGHSPSYMYRLIAEYYSADDLVVRRKSTA from the exons ATGCCGGATGTGCAGCCGCTCGTCAGCGACTTCGTCCTCAAGCTCAAGCGCCG AAAGGTGGAGGGGTCGCATGCCGTGGCGCGGCAGACAGCGGAGCTTCTGCGGTCGGTGGTATCGCAACACCGGATGGGCAGCAGTGCCAACCAGGCGGCCGCGCTCGCTGATGCCGTACGCGCCGTCGGGGAGCAGCTCATCGCCGCCAATCCAATCG AGCTTGCTGTTGGAAACATTGTGAGACGTGTTTTGCATATAATAAAAGAGGAGGATATATCTGCTACAGCAGTTGGTATTGAAGGCCTTTCTGTTACTGTTGACAGTGACGATGAATATGACAATGAACGTGATGATCGCCCTTCATTGTCTGCTGCTGTTCTTGCTGCACATGCTAGAAATGCTCTTCGTGCACCTTCTTTGCAGACTCTCCTAGAAGATATTCCTGTGAGTCCTGCAATTTCACGCACTGCGTCATCAACTGGGGACTCAGACGGAAAAAGTAAAT CTGGAGATAAGAGCTCAACTAGGAAACTGAAGCATGATGTCATTGCAGCCATTGGTGATCTTATTGATGAGATTGACTCATGCTATGAGCCGATTTCTGAGCAGGCTGTGGAACTTATTCACCAAAA TGAGGTAATCCTTACTTTAGGTCGTTCTAGAACTGTCAAGGAGTTTCTGTATGCTGCAAAGGAGAAGAAGAGATCTTTTCGTGTATTTGTTGCAGAAGGTGCTCCAAG ATATCAGGGCCATATTCTTGCAAAAGAACTGGTTGAGAAAGGTGTACAAACTACTGTTATAACAGATTCAGCAGTTTTTGCTATGATCTCTCGAGTTAACATG GTCATAGTTGGAGCTCATGCTGTAATGGCAAATGGTGGAGTCATTGCACCAGTAGGGATGAACATGGTTGCACTTGCTGCCCAAAGGCATGCTGTGCCCTTTGTTGTGGTTGCTGGTAGTCACAAG TTGTGTCCTTTGTATCCACACAACCCAGAGGTGTTGCTGAATGAGCTTAAATCACCGTCTGATTTGCTCGACTTCGGCGAGTTTTCAGATTGTATGAATTTCAGTACTCAGGATGGTAGTCCCCTACTGAATGTTGTCAACCCGACATTTGACTATGTGCCGCCGAAGCTTGTGAGCCTATTCATCACTGATAC
- the LOC120687828 gene encoding translation initiation factor eIF-2B subunit beta-like isoform X1 yields the protein MPDVQPLVSDFVLKLKRRKVEGSHAVARQTAELLRSVVSQHRMGSSANQAAALADAVRAVGEQLIAANPIELAVGNIVRRVLHIIKEEDISATAVGIEGLSVTVDSDDEYDNERDDRPSLSAAVLAAHARNALRAPSLQTLLEDIPVSPAISRTASSTGDSDGKSKSAGDKSSTRKLKHDVIAAIGDLIDEIDSCYEPISEQAVELIHQNEVILTLGRSRTVKEFLYAAKEKKRSFRVFVAEGAPRYQGHILAKELVEKGVQTTVITDSAVFAMISRVNMVIVGAHAVMANGGVIAPVGMNMVALAAQRHAVPFVVVAGSHKLCPLYPHNPEVLLNELKSPSDLLDFGEFSDCMNFSTQDGSPLLNVVNPTFDYVPPKLVSLFITDTGGHSPSYMYRLIAEYYSADDLVVRRKSTA from the exons ATGCCGGATGTGCAGCCGCTCGTCAGCGACTTCGTCCTCAAGCTCAAGCGCCG AAAGGTGGAGGGGTCGCATGCCGTGGCGCGGCAGACAGCGGAGCTTCTGCGGTCGGTGGTATCGCAACACCGGATGGGCAGCAGTGCCAACCAGGCGGCCGCGCTCGCTGATGCCGTACGCGCCGTCGGGGAGCAGCTCATCGCCGCCAATCCAATCG AGCTTGCTGTTGGAAACATTGTGAGACGTGTTTTGCATATAATAAAAGAGGAGGATATATCTGCTACAGCAGTTGGTATTGAAGGCCTTTCTGTTACTGTTGACAGTGACGATGAATATGACAATGAACGTGATGATCGCCCTTCATTGTCTGCTGCTGTTCTTGCTGCACATGCTAGAAATGCTCTTCGTGCACCTTCTTTGCAGACTCTCCTAGAAGATATTCCTGTGAGTCCTGCAATTTCACGCACTGCGTCATCAACTGGGGACTCAGACGGAAAAAGTAAAT CAGCTGGAGATAAGAGCTCAACTAGGAAACTGAAGCATGATGTCATTGCAGCCATTGGTGATCTTATTGATGAGATTGACTCATGCTATGAGCCGATTTCTGAGCAGGCTGTGGAACTTATTCACCAAAA TGAGGTAATCCTTACTTTAGGTCGTTCTAGAACTGTCAAGGAGTTTCTGTATGCTGCAAAGGAGAAGAAGAGATCTTTTCGTGTATTTGTTGCAGAAGGTGCTCCAAG ATATCAGGGCCATATTCTTGCAAAAGAACTGGTTGAGAAAGGTGTACAAACTACTGTTATAACAGATTCAGCAGTTTTTGCTATGATCTCTCGAGTTAACATG GTCATAGTTGGAGCTCATGCTGTAATGGCAAATGGTGGAGTCATTGCACCAGTAGGGATGAACATGGTTGCACTTGCTGCCCAAAGGCATGCTGTGCCCTTTGTTGTGGTTGCTGGTAGTCACAAG TTGTGTCCTTTGTATCCACACAACCCAGAGGTGTTGCTGAATGAGCTTAAATCACCGTCTGATTTGCTCGACTTCGGCGAGTTTTCAGATTGTATGAATTTCAGTACTCAGGATGGTAGTCCCCTACTGAATGTTGTCAACCCGACATTTGACTATGTGCCGCCGAAGCTTGTGAGCCTATTCATCACTGATAC
- the LOC120687828 gene encoding translation initiation factor eIF-2B subunit beta-like isoform X4, producing MPDVQPLVSDFVLKLKRRKVEGSHAVARQTAELLRSVVSQHRMGSSANQAAALADAVRAVGEQLIAANPIELAVGNIVRRVLHIIKEEDISATAVGIEGLSVTVDSDDEYDNERDDRPSLSAAVLAAHARNALRAPSLQTLLEDIPVSPAISRTASSTGDSDGKTGDKSSTRKLKHDVIAAIGDLIDEIDSCYEPISEQAVELIHQNEVILTLGRSRTVKEFLYAAKEKKRSFRVFVAEGAPRYQGHILAKELVEKGVQTTVITDSAVFAMISRVNMVIVGAHAVMANGGVIAPVGMNMVALAAQRHAVPFVVVAGSHKLCPLYPHNPEVLLNELKSPSDLLDFGEFSDCMNFSTQDGSPLLNVVNPTFDYVPPKLVSLFITDTGGHSPSYMYRLIAEYYSADDLVVRRKSTA from the exons ATGCCGGATGTGCAGCCGCTCGTCAGCGACTTCGTCCTCAAGCTCAAGCGCCG AAAGGTGGAGGGGTCGCATGCCGTGGCGCGGCAGACAGCGGAGCTTCTGCGGTCGGTGGTATCGCAACACCGGATGGGCAGCAGTGCCAACCAGGCGGCCGCGCTCGCTGATGCCGTACGCGCCGTCGGGGAGCAGCTCATCGCCGCCAATCCAATCG AGCTTGCTGTTGGAAACATTGTGAGACGTGTTTTGCATATAATAAAAGAGGAGGATATATCTGCTACAGCAGTTGGTATTGAAGGCCTTTCTGTTACTGTTGACAGTGACGATGAATATGACAATGAACGTGATGATCGCCCTTCATTGTCTGCTGCTGTTCTTGCTGCACATGCTAGAAATGCTCTTCGTGCACCTTCTTTGCAGACTCTCCTAGAAGATATTCCTGTGAGTCCTGCAATTTCACGCACTGCGTCATCAACTGGGGACTCAGACGGAAAAA CTGGAGATAAGAGCTCAACTAGGAAACTGAAGCATGATGTCATTGCAGCCATTGGTGATCTTATTGATGAGATTGACTCATGCTATGAGCCGATTTCTGAGCAGGCTGTGGAACTTATTCACCAAAA TGAGGTAATCCTTACTTTAGGTCGTTCTAGAACTGTCAAGGAGTTTCTGTATGCTGCAAAGGAGAAGAAGAGATCTTTTCGTGTATTTGTTGCAGAAGGTGCTCCAAG ATATCAGGGCCATATTCTTGCAAAAGAACTGGTTGAGAAAGGTGTACAAACTACTGTTATAACAGATTCAGCAGTTTTTGCTATGATCTCTCGAGTTAACATG GTCATAGTTGGAGCTCATGCTGTAATGGCAAATGGTGGAGTCATTGCACCAGTAGGGATGAACATGGTTGCACTTGCTGCCCAAAGGCATGCTGTGCCCTTTGTTGTGGTTGCTGGTAGTCACAAG TTGTGTCCTTTGTATCCACACAACCCAGAGGTGTTGCTGAATGAGCTTAAATCACCGTCTGATTTGCTCGACTTCGGCGAGTTTTCAGATTGTATGAATTTCAGTACTCAGGATGGTAGTCCCCTACTGAATGTTGTCAACCCGACATTTGACTATGTGCCGCCGAAGCTTGTGAGCCTATTCATCACTGATAC
- the LOC120687828 gene encoding translation initiation factor eIF-2B subunit beta-like isoform X3, producing the protein MPDVQPLVSDFVLKLKRRKVEGSHAVARQTAELLRSVVSQHRMGSSANQAAALADAVRAVGEQLIAANPIELAVGNIVRRVLHIIKEEDISATAVGIEGLSVTVDSDDEYDNERDDRPSLSAAVLAAHARNALRAPSLQTLLEDIPVSPAISRTASSTGDSDGKTAGDKSSTRKLKHDVIAAIGDLIDEIDSCYEPISEQAVELIHQNEVILTLGRSRTVKEFLYAAKEKKRSFRVFVAEGAPRYQGHILAKELVEKGVQTTVITDSAVFAMISRVNMVIVGAHAVMANGGVIAPVGMNMVALAAQRHAVPFVVVAGSHKLCPLYPHNPEVLLNELKSPSDLLDFGEFSDCMNFSTQDGSPLLNVVNPTFDYVPPKLVSLFITDTGGHSPSYMYRLIAEYYSADDLVVRRKSTA; encoded by the exons ATGCCGGATGTGCAGCCGCTCGTCAGCGACTTCGTCCTCAAGCTCAAGCGCCG AAAGGTGGAGGGGTCGCATGCCGTGGCGCGGCAGACAGCGGAGCTTCTGCGGTCGGTGGTATCGCAACACCGGATGGGCAGCAGTGCCAACCAGGCGGCCGCGCTCGCTGATGCCGTACGCGCCGTCGGGGAGCAGCTCATCGCCGCCAATCCAATCG AGCTTGCTGTTGGAAACATTGTGAGACGTGTTTTGCATATAATAAAAGAGGAGGATATATCTGCTACAGCAGTTGGTATTGAAGGCCTTTCTGTTACTGTTGACAGTGACGATGAATATGACAATGAACGTGATGATCGCCCTTCATTGTCTGCTGCTGTTCTTGCTGCACATGCTAGAAATGCTCTTCGTGCACCTTCTTTGCAGACTCTCCTAGAAGATATTCCTGTGAGTCCTGCAATTTCACGCACTGCGTCATCAACTGGGGACTCAGACGGAAAAA CAGCTGGAGATAAGAGCTCAACTAGGAAACTGAAGCATGATGTCATTGCAGCCATTGGTGATCTTATTGATGAGATTGACTCATGCTATGAGCCGATTTCTGAGCAGGCTGTGGAACTTATTCACCAAAA TGAGGTAATCCTTACTTTAGGTCGTTCTAGAACTGTCAAGGAGTTTCTGTATGCTGCAAAGGAGAAGAAGAGATCTTTTCGTGTATTTGTTGCAGAAGGTGCTCCAAG ATATCAGGGCCATATTCTTGCAAAAGAACTGGTTGAGAAAGGTGTACAAACTACTGTTATAACAGATTCAGCAGTTTTTGCTATGATCTCTCGAGTTAACATG GTCATAGTTGGAGCTCATGCTGTAATGGCAAATGGTGGAGTCATTGCACCAGTAGGGATGAACATGGTTGCACTTGCTGCCCAAAGGCATGCTGTGCCCTTTGTTGTGGTTGCTGGTAGTCACAAG TTGTGTCCTTTGTATCCACACAACCCAGAGGTGTTGCTGAATGAGCTTAAATCACCGTCTGATTTGCTCGACTTCGGCGAGTTTTCAGATTGTATGAATTTCAGTACTCAGGATGGTAGTCCCCTACTGAATGTTGTCAACCCGACATTTGACTATGTGCCGCCGAAGCTTGTGAGCCTATTCATCACTGATAC